The following coding sequences lie in one Yoonia sp. G8-12 genomic window:
- the rpiA gene encoding ribose-5-phosphate isomerase RpiA — MSGELAPIDKAKFVAAKQASEFVESGMKVGLGTGSTAEWLVQCLGEMVREEGLKFKGVPTSKRTALLAKKVGIDVITLDEAKWLDLTIDGTDEFDADLTLIKGGGGAHLREKIVATASDRMIVIADATKKVDTLGAFPLPVEVIPFGLPVTQGLIGEMLTSMDVLGRDVVQRMQGDQPYVTDEGNFILDLHLKRIGNPRQLSLMINQIPGVVENGLFIDVCDVVIVGYGDGRVATRDITNDTGNVVQFDVLDDDNIFVDIAD, encoded by the coding sequence ATGTCTGGTGAACTCGCCCCCATCGACAAGGCAAAATTCGTCGCGGCCAAGCAGGCTTCTGAATTCGTTGAATCCGGCATGAAGGTTGGCCTTGGGACCGGTTCCACCGCTGAGTGGCTGGTGCAGTGTCTGGGCGAAATGGTGCGTGAAGAGGGGCTCAAGTTCAAAGGCGTGCCGACCTCCAAGCGCACAGCTTTGCTGGCCAAAAAGGTCGGGATTGATGTGATCACGCTGGATGAGGCAAAATGGCTTGATCTGACCATTGACGGGACAGACGAATTTGACGCGGACCTGACCTTGATCAAGGGCGGCGGTGGCGCGCATCTGCGCGAAAAGATTGTAGCCACCGCAAGCGACCGCATGATCGTGATCGCCGATGCCACCAAGAAAGTGGACACGCTGGGCGCATTCCCTTTGCCTGTCGAAGTCATCCCTTTTGGTTTGCCGGTCACCCAAGGCCTCATTGGGGAAATGCTCACCAGCATGGATGTTTTGGGCCGCGATGTGGTCCAGCGCATGCAAGGCGACCAGCCTTATGTAACCGATGAGGGGAACTTTATCCTCGATCTGCACCTCAAAAGGATCGGCAATCCGCGCCAGCTCAGCCTGATGATTAATCAAATTCCCGGTGTCGTGGAAAACGGCCTTTTCATCGATGTCTGCGATGTAGTTATCGTGGGGTATGGCGATGGCCGCGTGGCCACCCGCGACATCACCAACGACACCGGCAATGTCGTCCAGTTTGATGTGCTGGATGACGATAATATCTTTGTCGATATTGCGGACTGA